Proteins from a genomic interval of Rhipicephalus microplus isolate Deutch F79 chromosome 6, USDA_Rmic, whole genome shotgun sequence:
- the LOC142765116 gene encoding uncharacterized protein LOC142765116: protein MSEDKEVKPVHGMFAVPAPPAFDFDRTSEWPSWIQLFDDYRFASGLNEQSEEAQVRTLLYTMGRQAREIFSTFTLSEQQQKQYETVRKKFDDHFVAARNLVYESACFHRRIQQPGESVDQFVTALHTLADRCDYKEKERMIRDRFVVGLSDAKLSESLQMDANLTLASALANARLKETVRRQQQQLRETSDEPSAAPASNLDAVNKQRQPRKNSSGQRSGTSSRTRAPVTQRQRTRPQSYRPLTSSSCPNCGQGEHPRTSCPARAAKCNYCGCSGHFAVVCRKKAAALEALELIKFADSVSSATAIEASYPQLFGSLGAMKGEYNIRLKPNSVPFAIPVARRIALPLRDRVKQELEHMERDDVIRKVDEPKEWCAGKSHAYRC, encoded by the exons ATGTCAGAAGACAAAGAAGTCAAGCCAGTTCACGGCATGTTCGCAGTTCCAGCTCCGCCAGCGTTTGACTTCGACCGAACGTCCGAATGGCCTTCCTGGATCCAACTATTCGACGACTACCGCTTTGCCTCTGGCTTAAATGAGCAAAGTGAAGAAGCGCAAGTCCGGACTCTACTCTACACAATGGGCAGGCAAGCGAGAGAGATCTTTTCGACCTTCACACTATCTGAACAACAGCAGAAGCAGTATGAAACCGTCAGAAAAAAGTTCGACGATCACTTCGTGGCCGCACGGAACCTCGTTTACGAGAGCGCATGTTTTCACCGACGCAtacaacaaccaggcgagtcagtcGACCAATTCGTCACCGCGTTGCACACACTGGCGGACCGGTGCGACTACAAGGAAAAGGAACGCATGATCCGCGACCGGTTTGTAGTCGGCCTCAGTGATGCCAAGCTCTCGGAGTCTCTGCAAATGGATGCAAATCTTACACTCGCCAGCGCTTTGGCAAACGCTCGCTTGAAGGAGACCGTCCGACGACAGCAGCAACAGCTGCGAGAAACCAGCGACGAACCTTCGGCAGCGCCAGCCAGCAACCTGGACGCGGTCAACAAACAACGGCAGCCCCGAAAGAATTCTTCAGGACAGCGTTCCGGCACCTCGTCAAGGACCAGAGCACCGGTCACACAACGTCAACGCACCAGACCACAGTCCTACCGACCTCTCACATCCAGTTCGTGCCCCAACTGCGGTCAAGGAGAGCACCCGAGGACCTCCTGcccggcacgagctgcgaaatgcaACTACTGCGGTTGTTCCGGACATTTCGCAGTGGTGTGTCGGAAAAAGGCTGCAG CGCTCGAAGCCCTTGAGCTGATCAAGTTCGCTGACTCGGTCAGTAGCGCAACAGCCATCGAAGCTTCCTACCCTCAGCTTTTCGGTAGTCTGGGAGCTATGAAAGGGGAATACAATATCAGACTGAAGCCGAACTCGGTACCCTTTGCTATTCCGGTTGCGCGTCGCATTGCCTTACCCCTGCGGGaccgagtgaagcaggagctcgagCACATGGAGAGAGATGACGTAATCCGCAAAGTAGACGAACCAAAAGAATGGTGCGCAG GAAAGAGCCACGCTTACCGTTGCTGA